A genomic region of Brevibacillus sp. JNUCC-41 contains the following coding sequences:
- the ilvC gene encoding ketol-acid reductoisomerase, protein MAKVYYNAEANENFFNNKKVAVIGYGSQGHAHAQNLRDSGVDVIIGIRKGKSFDKAVEDGFNVYTVKEAAEQADVIMNLLPDETQPKVYQEEIKPVLRAGQALMFAHGFNVHFNQIVPPADVDVLLVAPKGPGHLVRRTYEQGAGVPALFAIYQNVTGEARELALAYARGIGSLRAGGLETTFQEETETDLFGEQAVLCGGLTALVKAGFETLTEAGYQPEVAYFECLHELKLIIDLMYEGGMENMRYSISDTAQWGDFVSGPRVVTETTKESMKAILKDIQDGEFAKGWILENQANRPVFNAINNRENQHQIEVVGRELRKMMPFVKPQQQEKEVVAVAKN, encoded by the coding sequence ATGGCAAAAGTATATTATAACGCAGAAGCAAACGAGAATTTTTTCAACAATAAAAAGGTAGCGGTAATCGGATATGGTTCACAAGGACACGCACACGCACAAAACTTACGTGACAGCGGTGTAGATGTAATCATCGGAATCAGGAAAGGTAAATCATTCGATAAAGCGGTAGAAGACGGCTTTAATGTTTACACAGTGAAAGAAGCAGCTGAACAGGCAGACGTAATCATGAACCTATTACCGGATGAAACTCAGCCGAAAGTATACCAAGAAGAAATCAAACCGGTATTGCGTGCGGGTCAAGCGTTAATGTTCGCACACGGATTCAACGTCCATTTCAATCAAATCGTTCCTCCGGCAGACGTGGATGTATTATTAGTCGCTCCAAAAGGCCCGGGACATCTTGTTCGCCGTACATATGAACAAGGTGCAGGGGTGCCGGCATTATTCGCCATCTATCAAAATGTAACGGGTGAAGCAAGGGAATTGGCACTTGCGTACGCTCGGGGAATCGGTTCTTTAAGAGCTGGCGGTTTGGAAACCACTTTCCAGGAAGAAACGGAAACGGATCTATTTGGAGAGCAGGCAGTACTTTGCGGCGGATTGACTGCCCTTGTGAAAGCTGGATTCGAAACATTGACAGAAGCTGGATACCAACCGGAAGTAGCGTATTTCGAGTGTTTACATGAACTTAAATTAATCATCGACCTTATGTATGAAGGCGGAATGGAAAACATGCGCTATTCCATTTCTGACACAGCTCAATGGGGAGATTTCGTTTCTGGACCACGCGTTGTGACGGAAACTACGAAAGAGTCAATGAAAGCGATCTTGAAAGACATCCAAGACGGTGAGTTCGCTAAGGGATGGATCTTGGAGAACCAAGCGAATCGTCCAGTCTTCAATGCAATCAATAATCGTGAAAACCAACATCAAATCGAAGTGGTTGGCCGTGAGTTAAGAAAAATGATGCCATTCGTGAAACCTCAACAACAAGAGAAAGAAGTGGTAGCCGTTGCGAAAAATTAA
- the ilvN gene encoding acetolactate synthase small subunit — MKGILSLTVNNRPGVLNRITNLFTKRNYNIESMTVGPSEQDGISRMTFVVDVDDEAVIEQITKQLNKQIDVLKVYDITNQSIVARELALIKILVTTQTRAEIYSVIEPFRASVIDVSKDSLTVQITGESDKIEAFIELIKPYGIKELARTGTAAIPRGMQIAHAKSATIV; from the coding sequence ATGAAAGGAATTCTTAGCCTAACCGTGAACAACCGGCCAGGCGTCCTGAATCGGATTACGAACCTGTTCACGAAAAGAAATTATAACATTGAAAGCATGACTGTCGGACCCTCCGAACAGGATGGCATTTCAAGGATGACCTTCGTGGTCGATGTTGATGATGAAGCTGTCATTGAACAGATCACCAAGCAATTGAATAAGCAAATCGATGTTTTGAAAGTATATGATATTACGAATCAATCGATTGTGGCGAGGGAACTTGCACTCATTAAAATATTGGTGACCACACAAACCCGAGCCGAGATTTATTCAGTCATCGAACCATTCCGAGCATCAGTTATAGATGTCAGTAAAGATAGCCTGACAGTTCAAATCACTGGGGAATCAGATAAAATCGAAGCCTTCATTGAACTGATCAAGCCATATGGCATCAAGGAATTGGCAAGGACAGGGACAGCCGCCATCCCGCGTGGAATGCAAATTGCTCACGCTAAGAGTGCGACAATCGTATAA
- the ilvB gene encoding acetolactate synthase large subunit, producing MTQKSVVADRKSGKTHYSGAEFLLDALKKENVEVIFGYPGGSVLPIYDKLYSSELFHILTRHEQGAIHAAEGYARITGKPGVVIVTSGPGATNIVTGLADAMIDSLPLVVISGQVATSVIGSDAFQEADVLGITTPITKHNYQVRKPEDLPRIIKEAFYIASSGRPGPVLIDIPKDMAIIQGESTDKEPEMDLPGYQPTTKPNYLQIRKLVEAVSGAKRPVILAGAGVLHAKASHLLKEYVEQQGIPVVHTLLGLGGFPAEHPLFIGMGGMHGCYAANMALSKCDLLINIGARFDDRLTGNLAKFAQHATVAHIDIDPAEIGKNVQTKIPVVGSAKEALAELIEQNGKKPEIDVWTTQLTAWNEEFPLRYTHEEGVLKPQRVIQMLHEKTNGEAIVTTDVGQHQMWAAQYYPFNKPNSWVTSGGLGTMGFGLPSALGAQLANPKATVLSISGDGGFQMCLQELSVIAEMNLPIKIIIVNNGALGMVRQWQELFHDNRFSHSIFQSHPDFVKLADAYGIPGYKVTTEEEASNCLDAALKTDGPVLIDFRVKQNENVFPMVAQGKGLDEMEGV from the coding sequence ATGACACAAAAGTCAGTTGTTGCTGATCGGAAGAGTGGAAAGACACATTATAGTGGAGCCGAATTTCTGCTGGATGCATTGAAAAAGGAAAATGTTGAAGTCATCTTTGGTTATCCGGGTGGATCTGTATTGCCGATTTATGACAAGCTTTACAGTTCAGAACTTTTTCATATTTTGACAAGGCACGAACAAGGTGCGATTCATGCAGCGGAAGGATACGCCAGGATTACCGGCAAGCCGGGGGTGGTCATAGTCACATCCGGTCCAGGGGCAACGAACATTGTCACCGGTTTGGCCGATGCGATGATTGACTCTTTACCGCTTGTGGTAATTTCGGGTCAGGTTGCTACCAGTGTAATTGGTTCGGATGCTTTCCAGGAAGCTGATGTACTGGGGATTACTACCCCGATCACAAAACATAACTATCAGGTGAGGAAGCCGGAAGATCTTCCGCGCATTATAAAAGAAGCTTTTTATATCGCTTCAAGCGGCCGTCCCGGTCCAGTATTAATCGATATACCTAAGGATATGGCCATTATACAAGGTGAATCGACGGACAAGGAGCCAGAAATGGATCTCCCTGGCTATCAGCCGACGACCAAGCCTAATTACTTACAGATCAGAAAGCTTGTTGAAGCCGTAAGCGGAGCTAAAAGACCGGTCATTCTTGCAGGGGCAGGTGTCCTGCATGCAAAGGCCTCCCATCTATTAAAGGAATATGTCGAGCAGCAAGGCATTCCAGTCGTCCATACTTTATTGGGTCTTGGAGGCTTTCCAGCGGAACATCCTCTCTTTATCGGAATGGGTGGCATGCATGGCTGCTATGCAGCAAACATGGCGTTATCGAAATGTGACCTATTAATCAATATCGGTGCCAGGTTCGATGATCGATTGACTGGGAATCTAGCGAAATTCGCACAGCATGCAACAGTGGCCCATATCGATATTGATCCAGCGGAAATCGGTAAAAATGTGCAGACAAAAATTCCGGTCGTCGGAAGTGCCAAGGAAGCACTGGCGGAGTTGATTGAGCAAAATGGCAAGAAACCGGAAATTGATGTATGGACAACGCAGCTGACGGCATGGAATGAAGAGTTCCCATTGCGTTATACACATGAAGAAGGCGTACTGAAACCTCAGCGTGTCATCCAGATGCTTCATGAAAAAACGAATGGGGAGGCCATTGTTACGACGGATGTTGGACAGCATCAAATGTGGGCAGCACAATACTATCCGTTTAACAAACCGAATTCATGGGTCACTTCCGGTGGATTGGGGACGATGGGCTTTGGCTTACCATCGGCTCTCGGAGCGCAATTGGCGAATCCGAAAGCGACAGTGCTTTCCATTTCGGGGGATGGTGGATTCCAAATGTGCCTGCAGGAACTTTCGGTCATTGCCGAAATGAATCTGCCGATCAAGATCATCATCGTCAACAACGGGGCACTCGGGATGGTAAGACAGTGGCAGGAACTCTTTCATGATAATCGTTTCTCACACAGTATTTTTCAATCGCATCCGGATTTCGTGAAATTGGCCGATGCTTATGGAATACCAGGATACAAAGTGACGACGGAGGAAGAGGCAAGCAACTGCCTGGATGCAGCGTTAAAGACTGATGGTCCAGTGTTGATTGATTTCCGTGTAAAACAAAACGAAAATGTCTTCCCGATGGTAGCACAAGGAAAAGGGCTTGATGAAATGGAAGGAGTTTAA
- a CDS encoding GNAT family N-acetyltransferase, whose product MVDIKKGESSFFVEESGEKLAEITFFKSGDDEITVDHTVVSDKLRGQKVGNALVEKVIGFAREEKLKIVPVCSFVQKQFEKNAEYEDVLAK is encoded by the coding sequence ATGGTGGATATCAAAAAAGGTGAAAGTTCTTTTTTTGTCGAAGAATCTGGTGAGAAACTAGCGGAAATCACATTCTTTAAATCAGGTGATGATGAAATCACGGTGGATCATACTGTTGTTTCTGACAAGCTTCGCGGGCAAAAGGTAGGAAATGCCCTAGTTGAAAAGGTAATAGGGTTCGCACGGGAGGAAAAACTGAAAATTGTTCCGGTATGTTCTTTCGTTCAAAAACAATTTGAAAAAAATGCAGAATACGAGGATGTATTGGCTAAATGA
- a CDS encoding YidH family protein, translating into MEKDQLKYAQQHLANERTFLAWIRTVIAIVGVGFLATSLHFTIGVHRDARIDLISIVLGMFACALGFVITVLATIGYLQKKRQINEGTFRPSSSQVILIAVFMVILLSMIILYFVFIKF; encoded by the coding sequence ATGGAGAAAGACCAATTGAAATATGCGCAGCAGCACCTGGCTAATGAACGCACCTTCTTAGCGTGGATAAGAACGGTGATTGCGATAGTGGGGGTTGGTTTTCTTGCGACAAGCCTGCATTTTACTATCGGTGTGCATCGGGATGCCCGGATTGATTTGATCAGTATCGTGCTGGGGATGTTTGCATGTGCATTGGGCTTTGTGATTACAGTTCTGGCGACAATCGGATATCTTCAGAAGAAGCGGCAAATCAATGAAGGAACGTTCCGGCCTTCAAGTTCGCAAGTAATTCTAATCGCTGTTTTTATGGTCATATTGTTATCGATGATCATTTTATATTTTGTGTTCATAAAATTTTAA
- a CDS encoding GIY-YIG nuclease family protein, giving the protein MDRKKELKQLYKETKVEAGVYQIRNKVNNKVFIGSTRNLKTLKGKQFELELGTNTNKVLQGEWNEYGKEAFSFEVLQVMKPKETAFFDAKRELKKLEEEWLEKIRPYEERGYNRMKTN; this is encoded by the coding sequence ATGGATCGTAAAAAAGAATTGAAGCAATTATATAAAGAAACGAAAGTAGAAGCAGGTGTATACCAAATAAGAAATAAGGTGAATAATAAAGTTTTTATCGGAAGCACCAGGAATTTAAAGACGTTGAAGGGGAAACAATTTGAATTGGAACTCGGCACAAACACGAATAAAGTGCTGCAAGGTGAGTGGAACGAATATGGGAAAGAGGCTTTTTCTTTTGAGGTACTGCAGGTAATGAAACCGAAAGAAACAGCTTTTTTTGATGCTAAACGGGAATTGAAAAAACTTGAAGAAGAGTGGCTTGAAAAAATACGGCCATACGAAGAACGGGGATACAATAGAATGAAAACCAACTGA
- a CDS encoding DUF2087 domain-containing protein — translation MKDAEIFWSATQDELKQGYIEGENQYVCLLCGTAVEKGIVYPEDGVLYEAKRYMGIHIEHAHRSVFDYLIDLDKKLTGLTDHQSRLLRLFYQGKNDAEVQEEMGIGSPSTIRNHRFVLKEKERQAKLFLALMELLKDKDEHAPAFIPLHQRARMVDDRYNVTEDEKVTVLKKYFPKGSQDALKSFPPKEKQRLIILQEIMNRFEKERKYEEKEINQILGAVYPDHVLLRRYLIEYGFLDRKPDGSQYWLKK, via the coding sequence ATGAAGGACGCTGAAATATTTTGGAGCGCGACTCAGGATGAGCTTAAACAAGGGTATATCGAAGGTGAGAATCAATATGTTTGTTTGCTGTGCGGAACTGCAGTTGAAAAGGGGATCGTATACCCGGAAGATGGAGTTCTTTATGAAGCGAAGAGGTATATGGGAATTCATATTGAACATGCACACCGCTCCGTTTTCGATTACTTGATTGATCTCGATAAAAAACTTACAGGTCTCACGGACCATCAAAGTCGCCTTCTTCGTCTTTTTTACCAAGGGAAGAATGATGCTGAGGTTCAGGAGGAAATGGGGATTGGGAGTCCTTCCACCATTCGGAACCATCGCTTTGTGTTGAAAGAGAAAGAGCGTCAGGCTAAGTTGTTTTTAGCCCTGATGGAACTTTTGAAAGATAAAGATGAACATGCGCCGGCATTTATCCCGCTTCATCAAAGAGCAAGGATGGTCGATGATCGTTATAACGTTACCGAGGATGAAAAGGTGACTGTACTGAAAAAATACTTCCCTAAAGGCAGTCAGGATGCATTAAAGTCTTTCCCGCCAAAGGAAAAACAAAGGCTGATCATTCTTCAAGAAATTATGAACCGTTTTGAAAAAGAGCGGAAATATGAAGAGAAAGAAATCAATCAAATATTGGGTGCCGTTTATCCTGATCATGTTCTATTGAGAAGATATTTAATAGAATATGGATTCTTGGATAGAAAGCCTGATGGGAGCCAATATTGGCTGAAGAAATGA
- a CDS encoding metallophosphoesterase family protein, whose translation MKVLIMSDSHGLTHEISMIADRHKQEVAAMIHCGDSELERNDPHMSEFLAVRGNCDYDSAYPNDIVESIAGKRFFLTHGHLYNINMTLMNLSYKSEETGADIICFGHSHAAGSELIDGKLFINPGSIRQPRGRKEKTYAILDIGNDQLEITFYDLEGKIVEELRNAYQME comes from the coding sequence ATGAAAGTGCTAATAATGAGTGACAGTCATGGCTTAACTCATGAAATCAGCATGATTGCCGACCGTCATAAACAAGAGGTTGCTGCCATGATCCATTGCGGTGATTCAGAGTTGGAAAGAAATGACCCTCACATGTCGGAGTTCTTAGCCGTTCGTGGGAATTGTGACTATGATTCTGCATATCCGAATGATATTGTGGAGAGTATCGCAGGCAAACGTTTCTTCCTTACACATGGACACCTCTATAACATAAATATGACCTTGATGAACCTTTCATATAAAAGTGAAGAGACAGGGGCGGATATTATTTGCTTTGGTCATTCCCACGCTGCAGGCTCAGAATTGATTGACGGCAAGCTCTTCATCAACCCGGGAAGCATAAGGCAGCCGCGTGGACGAAAAGAGAAAACCTATGCCATTTTGGATATCGGAAATGACCAACTTGAAATCACCTTTTATGACCTTGAAGGAAAAATCGTTGAGGAACTAAGAAATGCTTATCAAATGGAATGA
- a CDS encoding XTP/dITP diphosphatase, whose translation MKTVIIATKNKGKAKEFESLFSAKGYEVKTLLDVPDAPDVEETGTTFEENAILKAEAIAHQLGHFVIADDSGLIVDALEGRPGVYSARYAGESKSDEANTEKVLRELEGVPKEDRTARFYCALALASPNQGTITVSGTMEGLITEQPSGTNGFGYDPIFIVEEQGKTNSELTKEEKNKISHRANALRALDEKLDPFLKREEGM comes from the coding sequence ATGAAGACAGTAATCATTGCAACGAAAAATAAAGGGAAAGCCAAGGAGTTCGAAAGCTTATTCTCTGCAAAAGGATATGAAGTCAAAACACTTCTCGATGTACCCGATGCTCCGGATGTTGAGGAAACAGGCACGACTTTTGAAGAAAACGCGATCCTGAAGGCAGAGGCCATTGCCCATCAGCTGGGCCACTTTGTCATTGCTGATGACTCCGGATTGATTGTAGATGCATTGGAGGGCCGTCCTGGCGTATATTCTGCGCGCTATGCTGGAGAGTCCAAGAGTGATGAAGCAAACACGGAAAAAGTCCTCAGGGAGCTGGAAGGCGTACCAAAAGAGGATAGAACGGCGAGATTTTATTGCGCCTTGGCACTTGCGTCACCCAACCAGGGAACGATTACGGTATCAGGAACGATGGAAGGCTTGATTACAGAACAGCCTTCTGGAACAAATGGATTCGGTTATGATCCCATCTTTATTGTTGAGGAACAGGGCAAAACAAACTCCGAATTGACAAAAGAGGAAAAAAACAAAATCAGCCACCGTGCCAACGCATTGAGGGCTCTAGATGAAAAACTTGATCCATTTTTAAAAAGGGAAGAAGGAATGTGA
- a CDS encoding Ger(x)C family spore germination protein, which translates to MRKLIAVMVIGCQLLLTTGCWGMKEIQAQTYGSALGIDYKKGEFILYFQALNFADIAKQEGAAILQEKSSVVIGEGKGESIEEAFTELEQHAALPLYIGHINSFILSERIIKNKMKDFIEYVGKEPLLRYNSWLFVTNEDIKKVFSSDSFFNLPNLFTIIQRPETVINENYFISPLKFNELVSKFYQPVGSILIPSLVIDEHHFSESGKGKKIPTLNGGYVLSKQQYKGFVSKQDLIGLKWVENKATVMFFSLNEQKVSVEIMDPKTNIMVLEQQKKPLYDLEVGANGILKQNIENLDMEKIEKKVEIKVKEDILKTLETGEKINTDLFNISEKAYRYHVNKWDNKIINSFDKTSINNIKVNIHIEHSENYKR; encoded by the coding sequence ATGAGAAAGCTAATTGCAGTCATGGTTATTGGCTGTCAACTTTTACTGACGACAGGTTGCTGGGGAATGAAGGAAATTCAAGCCCAAACATATGGATCAGCCCTAGGGATCGATTATAAAAAGGGCGAATTCATCTTGTACTTTCAAGCATTGAATTTTGCGGATATTGCAAAGCAAGAGGGGGCCGCTATATTACAAGAAAAATCTTCTGTTGTCATTGGGGAAGGTAAAGGGGAAAGTATTGAGGAAGCTTTTACCGAATTAGAACAACATGCCGCATTACCGCTGTATATCGGGCATATTAACTCCTTTATTTTAAGTGAGCGTATAATCAAGAATAAAATGAAGGATTTCATTGAATATGTAGGGAAAGAGCCTTTATTGCGATACAATTCATGGCTGTTCGTTACTAATGAGGATATTAAAAAGGTGTTTAGCAGTGATAGTTTCTTTAATCTTCCTAACTTATTCACGATCATTCAGAGGCCAGAGACCGTTATTAATGAGAACTATTTCATTTCACCGTTAAAATTCAATGAACTGGTTTCAAAGTTTTATCAACCGGTTGGTTCCATTTTAATTCCCTCTTTGGTCATAGATGAGCATCATTTCTCAGAGAGCGGGAAAGGAAAGAAGATACCAACGTTGAATGGCGGCTATGTTCTATCAAAACAACAATATAAAGGTTTCGTAAGTAAACAAGATTTGATAGGTTTAAAATGGGTTGAAAATAAGGCGACAGTGATGTTCTTTTCGCTGAACGAACAAAAGGTAAGTGTTGAAATCATGGACCCCAAAACAAACATCATGGTGTTGGAACAGCAAAAGAAACCTTTATATGATTTAGAAGTTGGCGCAAATGGAATATTGAAACAAAACATAGAAAACCTTGATATGGAAAAAATCGAAAAAAAGGTAGAAATAAAAGTTAAGGAAGATATTTTGAAGACATTGGAGACAGGGGAGAAAATCAATACAGACCTTTTTAACATCAGTGAAAAGGCATACAGATACCATGTCAATAAGTGGGATAATAAAATTATTAATTCCTTTGATAAGACTTCAATAAATAACATAAAAGTTAATATCCATATTGAACATAGTGAAAATTACAAACGTTAG
- a CDS encoding spore germination protein, which yields MRQGKLNGTHSCIDEIQKWFEHSSDVVLRKKTFDPEGRYLLGFLYAPNLVDMQFINEVILPAISKAVQENGVLTIDRLSNILEISTLKKDSDLKEEVESILFSGDLIIINESSNEIYYTPLANSPKRSPEESNIESSIRGPRDGFVENISDNMSLIRQRLKTSTLKCIEYTVGKRSKTKILLLYIDDIINPSILMDIKKRLDSLKVDIIVSSYQVEEHLYDTQFSIFPLMDYIGRPDYVVEALNQGRFAILVDGNPTCLIGPTSINQLLYAADDAHASFYYISFMRVLRVVALFVTVTLPGFFIALVSYQFDQIPFSLLATISITRQGLPIPASLEAFMMIILFELFKEAGLRLPKAVGPTVSVLGGLIIGDAAIRAGLTSPSMLVIIAVTVLASYTLINQNIAGNIVLIRLFIFACSAFLGLFGFFMGIFLVLIVVLSLESFGQPFVNPLSKPNKSDLLKVLFKLPYGMLRKRNQALQSSDNEPQKESNK from the coding sequence ATGAGGCAGGGAAAATTGAATGGAACTCATTCTTGCATTGACGAAATCCAAAAATGGTTCGAACATTCCTCTGATGTTGTTTTAAGAAAAAAAACATTTGATCCTGAGGGTCGTTATTTGTTGGGGTTTTTATATGCGCCAAACTTAGTCGATATGCAATTCATCAATGAAGTGATACTGCCTGCAATATCAAAAGCGGTTCAAGAAAATGGAGTATTAACAATTGACCGATTGAGCAATATTTTGGAAATCAGTACGCTAAAAAAAGACTCCGATTTAAAAGAGGAAGTAGAAAGCATCCTTTTTTCAGGAGACCTAATCATCATTAATGAATCTTCTAATGAAATTTACTATACCCCATTAGCTAATTCCCCTAAGCGCAGTCCGGAAGAGTCTAATATAGAATCTTCCATTCGCGGACCTAGAGATGGATTTGTTGAGAATATATCGGATAACATGTCTTTAATTCGCCAAAGGTTAAAAACGTCAACACTTAAATGCATTGAATATACAGTCGGGAAAAGAAGTAAAACTAAAATATTGCTGCTTTATATAGATGATATTATTAATCCCTCTATTCTTATGGATATTAAAAAACGATTGGATTCATTAAAGGTTGATATCATAGTCAGCAGTTACCAAGTTGAAGAGCACCTTTATGATACTCAATTTTCCATCTTCCCTTTAATGGATTATATCGGTCGACCGGACTATGTTGTTGAAGCCTTGAATCAAGGGCGCTTTGCCATCCTGGTGGATGGGAATCCCACATGCTTGATCGGACCTACAAGCATTAATCAGTTACTGTACGCTGCTGATGACGCACATGCAAGCTTTTATTACATCAGTTTCATGCGCGTTCTTCGTGTAGTCGCCTTATTTGTAACGGTTACGTTACCTGGTTTTTTTATAGCGTTAGTTTCCTATCAATTCGACCAAATTCCCTTTTCGCTTCTTGCGACGATTTCAATCACGAGACAAGGATTGCCGATACCTGCTTCGTTGGAGGCTTTCATGATGATCATATTGTTTGAACTATTTAAAGAAGCTGGTCTTCGCCTGCCAAAAGCTGTAGGTCCGACGGTTTCTGTATTGGGAGGGTTGATCATAGGTGATGCAGCGATTCGGGCAGGGCTGACTTCACCCTCCATGCTTGTAATAATAGCTGTTACAGTTCTCGCAAGCTATACCTTAATCAATCAGAATATTGCTGGGAATATCGTTCTTATAAGGTTATTCATATTTGCGTGTTCAGCGTTTTTAGGCTTGTTTGGATTCTTCATGGGAATATTCCTTGTCTTGATTGTTGTGCTTTCCTTGGAAAGTTTCGGCCAGCCTTTTGTGAATCCACTTTCCAAACCAAATAAATCGGATTTGCTAAAAGTCTTATTTAAGCTTCCGTATGGGATGTTAAGAAAGCGGAATCAAGCTTTACAGTCCAGTGATAATGAACCTCAAAAGGAGTCAAACAAATGA
- a CDS encoding GerAB/ArcD/ProY family transporter encodes MDQKVIQAVHIYVLIIMNTGFMVHVLLLPNILTASQRDAWISVIISVVPCIIWTLFIFYIYKKLDKEDIIAFLKKWSTPFVTYIFTISFGLYFIFNAFITVKFTVIWAKANYTHDIPNIVVVSLFTFTCMFATYKGIRTISTLALLFLPFVTFFGIFVGLGNMSNKNYELLFPIFESGYRNTLNGILYTSAGYLEIIVFLFLTPYLKGKLKAKWLLLVSVILIMLTLGPLMGAIAEFGSVEAAKMRNPAYEQWKLLRFGYYITRLDFLSIFQWLSGAVIRISLCLFIGYKLISNSKHQKWILLSLYLMIVFGTLIHWDATSFFYFIYKYFFPISSLFLLSAAIILLFLIIKKGKGKGETL; translated from the coding sequence ATGGATCAAAAAGTCATTCAGGCTGTACACATCTATGTTTTAATCATTATGAATACAGGATTCATGGTACATGTCCTGCTCCTTCCCAATATCTTGACCGCATCTCAACGCGACGCATGGATAAGTGTCATAATAAGTGTTGTTCCCTGTATCATATGGACCCTATTTATTTTTTATATTTATAAAAAACTAGATAAAGAAGATATTATTGCTTTTCTGAAAAAATGGTCTACGCCTTTCGTTACATATATTTTCACAATATCATTTGGGTTGTACTTTATATTTAACGCCTTCATTACCGTCAAATTTACAGTGATTTGGGCAAAGGCTAATTATACTCATGACATACCAAACATCGTAGTCGTTAGCCTATTCACTTTTACTTGTATGTTTGCAACCTATAAAGGAATACGGACCATAAGCACTTTGGCTCTCCTGTTTCTTCCGTTCGTCACTTTTTTCGGGATATTTGTGGGGCTGGGGAATATGAGTAATAAGAATTATGAATTATTGTTCCCGATATTTGAAAGCGGTTATCGCAATACTCTAAATGGAATTTTGTATACGAGTGCAGGATATTTGGAAATTATCGTTTTTCTATTTTTGACTCCTTACCTGAAAGGTAAGCTAAAAGCCAAGTGGCTTTTATTAGTTAGTGTAATTTTAATCATGCTTACGTTAGGGCCCCTCATGGGAGCGATTGCAGAATTTGGTTCTGTGGAAGCAGCGAAAATGAGGAATCCAGCTTATGAACAATGGAAGTTGTTAAGGTTTGGCTATTATATTACTCGACTCGATTTCCTGTCCATTTTCCAATGGCTTTCAGGTGCTGTGATTCGAATAAGTTTATGTTTATTTATAGGATATAAATTAATCTCAAATTCAAAACATCAGAAGTGGATACTGCTTTCCCTATATTTGATGATTGTTTTTGGGACGCTGATCCATTGGGATGCCACTTCATTTTTTTATTTTATATACAAATATTTCTTTCCAATCAGTAGTCTGTTTCTTTTGAGTGCTGCAATTATACTGTTATTCCTTATTATAAAAAAGGGAAAAGGAAAAGGTGAAACATTATGA